One segment of Streptomyces sp. NA02950 DNA contains the following:
- a CDS encoding membrane-associated oxidoreductase produces MEITDLTPAERRVWDAFPLGESVDFRDSDEAGPEPGTLWGPERTVRARVLRALLLDGPVRDGEIPALKVLGAHITGRLDLRYGTVEHAVRLRYCVFESVPVLYGAQFRTLVLSHSVLPGLTAGAIRVDGALRMTGCRFTDRVRLAGAHVGGAVFLDGTRLESPLTPAVPDPGEPPEAVLELNQALIGHDLIARGLVAHGLIRLNGATVAGDVNFDDAHLLAPGRTALHAENLTVGTDLRGMRMRARGRVNLSGARIPRHLNFAYVRLCHPEGQALRASSATIGELWLREAAPIEGVLNLRGAQLDLFHIAPEVWPDRVRIDGLSYRSLTPHLPAEQRLPLLEHEEGSYLPYAYEQLTTAYRTAGDDAAARTVQLAKLRRHRRTLPRHARLWGHLQDLTVGYGFRPMRAAGWLLALLLGGALTFALHHPHPLKPDEAPEFNALFYTVDLLLPIIGFGQESAFAPQGWYQWLSYTLIVTGWILATTIAAGISRSLSRQ; encoded by the coding sequence ATGGAGATCACCGATCTGACGCCCGCGGAACGCCGGGTGTGGGACGCATTCCCGCTGGGCGAAAGCGTCGATTTCCGCGACAGCGACGAGGCCGGTCCCGAGCCCGGCACCCTATGGGGACCCGAACGGACCGTACGGGCACGAGTCTTGCGGGCCTTGCTGCTCGACGGACCGGTACGGGACGGTGAGATACCGGCCCTGAAGGTGCTGGGTGCACATATCACCGGCCGGTTGGACCTCCGCTACGGAACGGTCGAGCACGCCGTCCGCTTGCGATACTGCGTATTCGAGAGCGTGCCGGTCCTGTACGGAGCCCAATTCCGCACCCTGGTGCTCAGCCATTCCGTATTGCCCGGACTCACCGCCGGAGCGATTCGTGTGGACGGGGCGCTGCGGATGACCGGCTGCCGTTTCACCGACCGGGTCCGGCTCGCGGGAGCGCATGTCGGCGGAGCCGTCTTCCTCGACGGAACCCGCCTCGAATCCCCGCTCACCCCGGCCGTACCGGATCCTGGTGAGCCCCCGGAAGCCGTGCTGGAACTCAACCAGGCCCTCATCGGCCATGACCTCATCGCCCGCGGCCTCGTCGCCCACGGTCTGATCCGGCTGAACGGAGCCACGGTCGCCGGCGACGTGAACTTCGACGACGCCCACCTCCTGGCCCCCGGCCGTACCGCCCTGCATGCCGAGAACCTGACCGTCGGCACCGATCTGCGCGGTATGCGCATGCGGGCCCGGGGCCGCGTCAATCTGAGCGGCGCCAGGATCCCGCGCCATCTGAATTTCGCCTATGTCCGGCTCTGCCATCCGGAAGGCCAGGCCCTGCGCGCCAGCAGCGCGACCATCGGCGAGCTGTGGCTGCGCGAAGCCGCCCCGATCGAGGGCGTCCTGAATCTGCGCGGCGCCCAACTCGACCTGTTCCACATCGCACCGGAGGTGTGGCCCGACCGCGTACGGATCGACGGCCTCAGCTACCGGAGCCTGACCCCGCACCTCCCCGCGGAGCAGCGCCTGCCTCTGCTCGAGCACGAGGAGGGCAGCTATCTCCCGTACGCCTACGAGCAGTTGACGACCGCCTACCGCACCGCGGGCGACGACGCGGCCGCCCGCACCGTCCAACTCGCCAAACTCCGCCGCCACCGCCGCACCCTTCCCCGACACGCCCGGCTCTGGGGCCACCTCCAGGACCTCACCGTCGGCTACGGTTTCCGCCCCATGCGCGCCGCCGGATGGCTCCTGGCACTCCTCCTGGGCGGCGCCCTCACCTTCGCCCTCCACCACCCCCACCCCCTGAAGCCCGACGAGGCCCCCGAGTTCAACGCGCTCTTCTACACTGTCGACCTCCTCCTCCCGATCATCGGCTTCGGCCAGGAGTCAGCCTTCGCCCCACAGGGCTGGTACCAGTGGCTCTCCTACACCCTGATCGTCACCGGCTGGATCCTGGCCACCACCATCGCCGCGGGCATCAGCCGCTCCCTGAGCCGCCAGTAG
- a CDS encoding nuclear transport factor 2 family protein — translation MGDISATVETYWATAQARDWRAFGATLADDVRYELPQTRERVLGRDAVVRFNAEYLGEWSLEVERVVADSTQAVSWVRFSVDEEETEGISFFTSAPDGRIQTITDFWPAPYEPPLEREQMAERF, via the coding sequence ATGGGCGACATAAGCGCGACGGTCGAGACGTACTGGGCGACGGCCCAGGCCAGGGACTGGCGGGCGTTCGGCGCCACGCTCGCCGACGATGTCCGCTACGAGCTGCCGCAGACCCGCGAGCGCGTGCTCGGCCGGGACGCCGTGGTCCGCTTCAACGCCGAGTATCTGGGCGAGTGGAGCCTCGAGGTCGAGCGCGTCGTCGCCGACAGCACTCAGGCGGTCTCGTGGGTCCGGTTCAGCGTGGACGAGGAGGAGACCGAGGGCATCAGCTTCTTCACCTCCGCGCCGGACGGCCGGATCCAGACCATCACCGACTTCTGGCCCGCGCCGTACGAACCCCCGCTGGAGCGCGAGCAGATGGCCGAGCGCTTCTGA
- a CDS encoding VOC family protein — protein MSVELNHTIIHARDKRESAEFLASILGLEVGAEWGPFIPVQTSNSVTLDFATIPAESIAMQHYAFLISDEEFDAAFARIQDLGITYFADPHQKQPGEINRHYGGRGLYFMDPSGHAMEIMTRPYGNEE, from the coding sequence GTGTCGGTCGAGCTGAACCACACGATCATCCACGCCCGCGACAAGCGGGAATCCGCCGAATTCCTGGCGAGCATCCTCGGTCTCGAGGTCGGGGCCGAATGGGGCCCGTTCATCCCGGTGCAGACCAGTAACAGCGTCACCCTGGACTTCGCGACCATTCCAGCCGAGTCCATCGCCATGCAGCACTATGCGTTTCTGATCTCCGACGAGGAGTTCGACGCGGCGTTCGCGCGGATCCAGGACCTGGGCATCACCTATTTCGCCGATCCGCATCAGAAGCAGCCGGGCGAGATCAACCGTCACTACGGCGGCCGTGGGCTGTACTTCATGGACCCGTCCGGTCATGCGATGGAAATCATGACCCGGCCGTACGGCAACGAGGAGTAG
- a CDS encoding cytochrome P450 codes for MSNLRSNIIAWLGRKYFSRIQKNGFDLSKMSFLPDATLAPLRRDGLDPVADLARTRAKEPISKLPLPFGINAWLVTGYDETKAVLGKAKGFSSDFTNLAERNIGVAPQQNPGGLGFSDPPVHTRLRRLLTPEFTMRRLSRLTPRIHAIVEERLDEMAAAEGPVDLVEAFALPIPALVICELLGVPYEDREDFQRHSTARFDLFGGANASFGAMSDQLSYLHGIVHKQRETPGDGLLGMLVKEHGDEIDDQELAGLADGVLTGGLETTASMLALGTLILLQAPDQFAAMRDQDEVVDRFVEELLRYLTVVQVAFPRFAREDMEIGGTKISAGDLVLCSLSGANRDEKLGPDMERVDPHRPTPSHLAFGYGIHRCIGAELARMELRAAYPALVRRFPHMRLAVPAEQLSFRKLSIVYGVDELPVLLR; via the coding sequence ATGTCGAATCTCCGCTCAAACATCATCGCCTGGTTGGGTCGCAAGTATTTTTCGAGGATTCAGAAGAACGGCTTCGACCTGTCCAAGATGTCGTTTCTCCCGGACGCCACGCTGGCACCGCTGAGGCGTGATGGACTCGACCCCGTTGCCGATCTGGCCCGAACCAGGGCAAAGGAACCTATCAGTAAGCTTCCACTCCCCTTTGGGATAAATGCCTGGCTTGTCACCGGATATGACGAGACCAAGGCCGTGCTGGGGAAGGCGAAGGGGTTCAGCTCCGATTTCACCAATCTCGCGGAGAGGAACATCGGGGTCGCCCCGCAGCAGAATCCGGGCGGTCTCGGCTTCAGCGATCCACCGGTGCATACGAGACTGCGACGCCTGCTGACGCCCGAGTTCACCATGCGGCGGCTCAGCAGGCTCACCCCGCGCATCCACGCGATCGTGGAGGAGCGCCTCGACGAGATGGCCGCCGCGGAGGGGCCCGTCGATCTGGTGGAGGCGTTCGCGCTCCCCATCCCGGCCCTGGTCATCTGCGAGTTGCTGGGCGTCCCGTACGAGGACCGGGAGGACTTCCAGCGGCACAGCACGGCGCGTTTCGATCTGTTCGGCGGGGCGAACGCCTCCTTCGGCGCAATGTCCGACCAGCTCTCGTATCTGCACGGCATCGTCCACAAGCAGCGCGAGACACCGGGTGACGGGCTGCTCGGCATGCTGGTGAAGGAGCACGGTGACGAGATCGACGACCAGGAACTCGCGGGCTTGGCGGACGGGGTGCTGACCGGCGGTCTGGAGACGACCGCGAGCATGCTGGCACTCGGCACGCTCATCCTGCTCCAGGCGCCCGACCAGTTCGCGGCGATGCGCGACCAGGACGAGGTCGTCGACCGGTTCGTGGAGGAGCTGCTGCGCTATCTCACCGTGGTGCAGGTGGCGTTCCCGCGCTTCGCCCGCGAGGACATGGAGATCGGGGGCACGAAGATATCCGCCGGCGATCTGGTGCTGTGCTCGCTCAGCGGAGCCAATCGCGACGAGAAGCTGGGCCCGGACATGGAGCGCGTCGATCCGCATCGGCCGACCCCCTCCCACCTGGCCTTCGGCTACGGCATCCACCGCTGCATAGGCGCCGAGCTGGCCCGTATGGAACTCCGGGCGGCCTACCCCGCGTTGGTGCGGCGCTTCCCGCACATGCGGCTGGCGGTCCCGGCGGAGCAGCTCTCGTTCCGGAAGCTGTCCATCGTGTACGGCGTGGACGAACTGCCGGTGCTGCTGCGGTAA
- a CDS encoding prolyl oligopeptidase family serine peptidase — protein MPDWEKRFRAPRVSLPDWAEDAPDRSLFVSNATGTYELYAWDRATGAQRQVTDRPNGTTDGVLTPDGQWIWWFSDTDGDEFGVWLRQPFDGGAERGAADARAGTRAVAANGQGRADEPAAPGLKPSYPAGLALGRDGTAIVGRSTDEEGSTIHVVRPGAEPEEIYRHRESAGVGDLSYDGSLIAVEHTEHGDAMHSAIRVLRRDGTAVAELDDTKGGTEELGLSVMGFAPVEGDTRLLVGHQRRGRWEPVLWDPLTGVETALAIDLPGDVGADWFPDGSALLVDHSHQARSELWRYELGSGELTRIETPAGTISGASARPDGAVEFLWSSAEQPPQVRSTSGRAVLDPPGFKAPVSVAVTDAWVDGPGGPVHALVQKPGGEGPFPTVFDIHGGPTWHDSDAFAAGPAAWVDHGFAVVRVNYRGSTGYGRAWTDALKHRIGLIELEDIAAVREWAVASGLADPERLVLAGGSWGGYLTLLGLGTQPEAWAVGLAAVPVADYVTAYHDEMEALKAMDRTLLGGTPEEVPERFTASSPLTYVDAVRAPVYISAGVNDPRCPIRQIDNYVERLARRGAPYEVYRYDAGHGSLVVEERIKQLRLEIEFAQRHLAPRPGSPAGPSVLSSPPGSAPAPAGPTGSDPARPAGSAPSGSAAAAPTGTAPAPTG, from the coding sequence ATGCCGGACTGGGAGAAGCGCTTCCGGGCGCCGCGAGTGAGCCTGCCCGACTGGGCGGAGGACGCTCCGGACCGCTCGCTGTTCGTCTCGAACGCGACAGGGACGTACGAGCTGTACGCGTGGGACCGGGCCACCGGTGCCCAGCGGCAGGTCACGGACCGGCCGAACGGGACGACGGACGGGGTGCTGACCCCGGACGGGCAGTGGATCTGGTGGTTCTCGGACACCGACGGCGATGAGTTCGGGGTGTGGCTGCGGCAGCCGTTCGACGGCGGCGCGGAGCGGGGCGCGGCGGACGCGAGGGCCGGGACCCGCGCGGTGGCCGCGAACGGCCAGGGGCGAGCCGACGAGCCCGCGGCGCCGGGGCTGAAGCCCTCCTATCCGGCCGGGCTGGCGCTGGGCCGGGACGGCACGGCGATCGTGGGCCGCTCCACCGACGAAGAGGGCTCCACGATCCATGTGGTGCGGCCGGGAGCGGAGCCGGAGGAGATCTACCGGCACCGGGAGTCGGCCGGTGTGGGCGATCTCTCTTACGACGGCTCGCTGATCGCGGTCGAGCACACCGAGCACGGTGACGCGATGCACTCGGCGATCCGGGTCCTGCGGCGGGACGGCACGGCCGTCGCCGAGCTGGACGACACCAAGGGCGGCACGGAGGAGCTCGGGCTGTCCGTGATGGGGTTCGCGCCGGTCGAGGGCGACACCCGGCTGCTGGTCGGGCACCAGCGGCGCGGCCGCTGGGAGCCCGTGCTGTGGGATCCGCTGACCGGGGTGGAGACGGCGCTGGCGATCGATCTGCCGGGGGACGTCGGGGCGGACTGGTTCCCGGACGGCTCGGCGCTGCTGGTCGACCACAGCCACCAGGCGCGCAGCGAGCTGTGGCGGTACGAGCTGGGCTCCGGTGAGCTGACCCGGATCGAGACGCCCGCGGGGACGATCTCGGGTGCCTCGGCACGGCCGGACGGCGCGGTGGAGTTCCTGTGGTCGTCGGCCGAGCAGCCGCCGCAGGTGCGCTCGACGAGCGGGCGGGCCGTGCTGGACCCGCCGGGGTTCAAGGCCCCGGTCTCCGTGGCGGTCACCGACGCGTGGGTGGACGGCCCGGGCGGGCCGGTGCACGCGCTGGTGCAGAAGCCCGGCGGCGAAGGCCCCTTCCCCACTGTCTTCGATATCCACGGCGGGCCGACCTGGCACGACAGCGACGCGTTCGCGGCCGGTCCGGCGGCCTGGGTGGACCACGGCTTCGCCGTCGTACGGGTCAACTACCGTGGTTCGACGGGTTACGGGCGGGCGTGGACCGACGCCCTCAAGCACCGGATCGGGCTGATCGAGCTGGAGGACATCGCGGCGGTCCGGGAGTGGGCGGTGGCCTCCGGGCTGGCCGACCCCGAGCGGCTGGTGCTGGCGGGCGGCTCCTGGGGCGGCTATCTGACCCTGCTCGGGCTGGGCACCCAGCCCGAGGCATGGGCGGTGGGCCTCGCCGCGGTCCCGGTCGCCGACTACGTCACGGCCTACCACGACGAGATGGAGGCCCTGAAGGCGATGGACCGCACCCTGCTCGGGGGCACCCCGGAGGAGGTGCCGGAGCGCTTCACGGCGTCCTCCCCGCTGACGTACGTCGACGCGGTGCGGGCGCCGGTCTACATCTCCGCGGGGGTGAACGACCCGCGGTGCCCGATACGGCAGATCGACAACTATGTGGAGCGGCTGGCGCGGCGCGGCGCCCCGTACGAGGTGTACCGCTATGACGCGGGACACGGCTCGCTGGTCGTCGAGGAGCGGATCAAGCAGCTGCGGCTGGAGATCGAGTTCGCCCAGCGCCATCTGGCGCCCCGGCCGGGGTCTCCGGCGGGCCCTAGCGTGCTGAGTTCTCCGCCGGGGTCTGCTCCGGCTCCGGCCGGTCCGACGGGGTCTGATCCGGCCCGTCCGGCGGGGTCCGCTCCGTCGGGGTCCGCCGCGGCCGCTCCGACGGGGACGGCGCCTGCTCCGACGGGATGA
- a CDS encoding MazG nucleotide pyrophosphohydrolase domain-containing protein has translation MQRSPADLVREFHLAFGLDARTTPTAVSSEVAAHRQDLLAEEVAEVAEASAGGTLAHLAHELADVVYVAYGTALVHGIDLDAVIAEIHRANMTKLGPDGRPTLRADGKVLKGDNYQAPDVPAVLHRQGWTAADD, from the coding sequence GTGCAACGTTCTCCCGCCGATCTGGTCCGCGAATTCCATCTGGCTTTCGGTCTCGACGCCCGGACGACGCCCACCGCGGTCTCATCCGAAGTCGCCGCCCACCGCCAGGACCTGCTGGCCGAGGAGGTCGCCGAAGTCGCCGAGGCATCCGCCGGCGGCACCCTCGCCCACCTCGCCCATGAGCTGGCCGATGTGGTCTACGTCGCGTACGGCACCGCCCTGGTCCACGGGATCGATCTCGACGCGGTGATCGCCGAGATCCACCGGGCCAATATGACCAAGCTGGGTCCCGACGGCCGCCCCACCCTCCGGGCCGACGGCAAGGTCCTGAAGGGCGACAACTACCAGGCCCCGGACGTACCGGCCGTACTGCACCGGCAGGGCTGGACCGCCGCGGACGACTGA
- a CDS encoding DUF1992 domain-containing protein codes for MTERKPPGISFETWADRQIREAEERGDFSDLPGFGKPLPNLNRPYDELWWVKEKMSRENLSFLPPTLVLRKEAEDALAAAAEAPSERAVRELLSGVNDRIREAIRRPPPGPPLNLAPIDIDEVVKEWRNRHAADETDPADRKTD; via the coding sequence GTGACCGAGCGCAAGCCACCAGGCATCAGCTTCGAGACATGGGCGGACCGGCAGATTCGCGAGGCGGAGGAGCGCGGCGACTTCAGCGATCTGCCGGGATTCGGAAAGCCCCTCCCCAACCTCAACCGCCCCTATGACGAGTTGTGGTGGGTCAAGGAGAAGATGAGCCGGGAGAATCTCTCTTTCCTGCCGCCCACGCTCGTGCTGCGCAAGGAGGCGGAGGACGCACTCGCGGCGGCTGCCGAAGCGCCGTCGGAGCGCGCGGTGCGGGAGTTGCTCTCGGGCGTCAACGACAGGATTCGCGAGGCGATCCGCCGACCGCCGCCGGGGCCGCCGCTCAATCTGGCGCCCATCGACATCGATGAGGTCGTCAAGGAATGGCGGAATCGGCATGCGGCCGACGAGACCGATCCGGCCGACCGGAAGACCGACTAG
- a CDS encoding ABC transporter permease, producing MTAGSDRPLSTTGPPEGRIVVRPARSAAAASRSALAALIRRDLTVLMKNFGEFVGRTLMQPFLLVFVFLYVFPTIGQGIGSGGGTAGESAFATVLVPGVVSIAIMFQGIQSVAIQMSQEFGFTREIEDRVQAPCPIWLVAVARVLSGAAQGLISAVLVFPIAAVVHAPGVRADLKVHWWIVVTLIPLACIAMTSLGLLLGTSFEPQNIGVMFGFIVLPLVFLGGTYYQWTKLSLVHVGGFHWLQILVLVNPLIYITEGMRAGLTHASHMPLYVVYPVLVGFCVAFLGFGLRNFRRRVLS from the coding sequence ATGACCGCGGGGAGCGACCGTCCCCTCTCCACCACCGGTCCGCCGGAGGGCCGGATCGTCGTACGTCCCGCCCGGTCCGCGGCGGCGGCGAGCCGTTCCGCCCTGGCCGCGCTCATCCGGCGGGATCTGACCGTGCTGATGAAGAACTTCGGCGAGTTCGTCGGCCGCACTCTGATGCAGCCCTTCCTCCTCGTCTTTGTCTTCCTCTACGTCTTTCCCACCATCGGACAGGGCATCGGATCGGGCGGCGGCACGGCCGGGGAATCCGCGTTCGCCACCGTCCTGGTCCCCGGGGTGGTCTCGATCGCGATCATGTTCCAGGGGATTCAGTCGGTGGCGATCCAGATGTCACAGGAATTCGGCTTCACCCGGGAGATAGAGGACCGGGTGCAGGCTCCCTGCCCGATCTGGCTGGTGGCGGTCGCGCGGGTGCTCTCGGGAGCGGCCCAGGGGCTGATCTCGGCGGTCCTCGTCTTTCCGATCGCGGCGGTGGTGCACGCGCCCGGGGTGCGCGCCGATCTGAAGGTCCACTGGTGGATCGTGGTCACCCTGATCCCCCTGGCCTGTATCGCCATGACCTCGCTGGGGCTGCTGCTCGGCACCTCTTTCGAGCCGCAGAACATCGGGGTGATGTTCGGGTTCATCGTGCTGCCGCTGGTGTTCCTCGGGGGCACGTACTACCAGTGGACCAAGCTCTCCCTCGTCCACGTCGGCGGATTCCACTGGCTCCAGATCCTGGTGCTCGTCAATCCACTGATCTACATCACGGAGGGAATGCGGGCGGGACTCACTCATGCATCGCATATGCCACTCTACGTTGTCTATCCGGTCCTGGTGGGATTCTGTGTGGCCTTTCTCGGCTTCGGCCTCCGGAATTTCCGCCGCCGGGTGCTCTCGTGA
- a CDS encoding ATP-binding cassette domain-containing protein, whose translation MATTANTRRPETVIHTAGLTKIYPHTDFAAVDRLDLEVYHGEIFGLLGPNGAGKTTTVGMLTTRVVPTAGSAYIGDIDVIAHPALAKQVIAVVTQQNTLDRSLTVWENLYFHGLLFGMPGKRSRQVADRLLEQFRLSKWASSSVYALSGGMAQRLMVARAIFHRPAVLFLDEPSAGLDPQSRLALWEILDHLIADGQTILLTTHNMDEADQLCDRVAIIDHGRILALDTPAALKQSVDADTVVTVLARGDADALGDLLTREIAEAVRVRPVKGGVELQVKGNDRLLPRIVNAAETGGFRLIDLSISASTLETVFISLTGKELRDA comes from the coding sequence ATGGCGACGACAGCGAACACCCGTCGCCCCGAGACGGTCATCCATACCGCCGGGCTGACCAAGATCTATCCCCATACGGACTTCGCCGCCGTGGACCGGCTGGATCTGGAGGTGTACCACGGCGAGATCTTCGGGCTGCTCGGGCCCAATGGAGCGGGCAAGACCACCACGGTCGGGATGCTCACCACCCGCGTCGTCCCCACGGCCGGTTCGGCCTACATCGGCGATATCGACGTGATCGCACATCCGGCGCTGGCCAAGCAGGTCATCGCGGTGGTGACCCAGCAGAACACCCTGGACCGTTCACTCACGGTCTGGGAGAACCTGTACTTCCACGGGCTGCTGTTCGGGATGCCCGGCAAGCGGTCACGCCAGGTGGCCGACCGGTTGCTGGAGCAGTTCCGGCTCTCGAAGTGGGCCTCGTCCTCGGTGTACGCGCTGTCCGGCGGGATGGCACAGCGGCTGATGGTGGCCCGGGCGATCTTCCACCGTCCGGCCGTGCTCTTCCTCGACGAACCGAGCGCCGGTCTCGATCCACAGAGCAGGCTCGCCCTGTGGGAGATCCTGGACCACCTGATCGCCGACGGTCAGACGATCCTGCTGACCACGCACAACATGGACGAGGCCGATCAACTCTGTGACCGGGTGGCCATCATCGATCATGGCCGGATCCTCGCCCTGGACACCCCCGCGGCCCTCAAGCAGAGCGTGGACGCCGACACCGTCGTCACCGTACTGGCGCGCGGTGACGCGGATGCCCTCGGCGACCTGCTGACCCGCGAGATCGCCGAGGCGGTCCGGGTCCGGCCGGTCAAGGGCGGGGTCGAACTCCAGGTCAAGGGCAATGACCGGCTGCTGCCCCGGATCGTCAACGCCGCGGAGACCGGTGGCTTCCGGCTGATCGACCTGTCCATCAGCGCGTCCACGCTGGAGACCGTGTTCATCTCGCTGACCGGGAAGGAGCTGAGGGACGCATGA
- a CDS encoding SigE family RNA polymerase sigma factor: MPVIAPWPTARPAHITTGREDTDDAMAAGTTVDHLTETYRAHYRSLLGLAALLLDDTASCEDVVQEAFIRVHSARKRVRDPEKTLAYLRQTVVNLSRSALRRRILGLKLLSKPMPDMASAEEGAYEQLERDQLIKAMRGLQRRQREVLVLRYFADMTEAQVAEALGISLGSVKAYGSRGIAALRVAMEAPA; encoded by the coding sequence ATGCCGGTGATCGCGCCATGGCCGACTGCCCGCCCCGCGCACATCACGACAGGGCGCGAGGACACTGACGACGCGATGGCAGCGGGCACCACAGTCGATCACCTCACCGAGACCTACCGCGCCCATTACCGGTCGCTGCTCGGTCTCGCCGCACTCCTGCTCGACGACACCGCGTCCTGCGAGGACGTCGTGCAGGAGGCGTTCATCCGTGTGCACTCGGCGCGCAAGAGAGTCCGGGATCCCGAGAAGACCCTCGCCTACCTGCGGCAGACGGTCGTCAATCTCTCTCGCTCCGCGCTGCGCCGCCGCATCCTCGGGCTGAAGCTGCTCTCGAAGCCGATGCCCGATATGGCCAGTGCCGAGGAAGGGGCGTACGAACAGCTTGAGCGCGACCAACTGATCAAGGCGATGAGAGGACTCCAGCGCCGCCAGCGCGAGGTCCTCGTGCTGCGCTACTTCGCGGATATGACCGAGGCCCAGGTCGCCGAGGCGCTGGGCATATCGCTCGGCTCGGTCAAGGCGTACGGTTCGCGTGGCATCGCGGCGCTTCGCGTCGCCATGGAGGCTCCGGCATGA
- a CDS encoding molybdopterin-binding protein: protein MSLSIRNQLPATVIAVTPGEAMATVQGRLAGGQIVTAAVTLGAVEELGITEGSRVTALAKATEVALATGEVSGLSIRNRLPGTVARLALGAAMATVVITLDGGGELTAAITQDAVKDLELAEGTPVTALIKSTEVSLATA from the coding sequence ATGAGCCTCAGCATCCGCAATCAACTGCCCGCCACCGTGATCGCCGTGACCCCCGGCGAGGCCATGGCCACGGTCCAGGGCCGACTGGCCGGTGGCCAGATCGTGACGGCCGCGGTGACCCTGGGCGCCGTCGAGGAGCTCGGCATCACCGAGGGGTCGCGGGTGACCGCGTTGGCCAAGGCCACCGAGGTCGCGTTGGCCACCGGTGAGGTCTCGGGGCTGAGCATCCGCAATCGCCTGCCGGGCACGGTCGCGCGCCTCGCGCTCGGGGCGGCGATGGCCACCGTCGTCATCACGCTCGACGGAGGCGGGGAACTCACGGCCGCCATCACCCAGGACGCGGTGAAGGACCTCGAGCTCGCCGAGGGCACCCCTGTCACCGCCCTGATCAAGTCGACCGAGGTGTCGCTCGCCACCGCGTAG
- a CDS encoding VOC family protein, producing MAADLDRAHAFYGDLFGWGFRPTRQGHGRYTIAYTKGGVPTVGIGASSPSAGMTLPVTWTTYFAADSADEVARRAQERGGTVAVGPLEFGSGRVAWAADPAGAVFGIWEGDLTSAWWGERRPGAPVWLELRTRDAFDAALFYGQVFGWDTQERERVDVRFEHDRVVLHIDGKAVAGLLGGALEAAPDPNVRPRWNVYFQVVDVDAVAARTLELGGSMISPPADTPYGRIAALRDPEGGIFSVAAVPRS from the coding sequence ATGGCAGCGGATCTGGACCGCGCGCACGCCTTCTACGGAGATCTCTTCGGCTGGGGCTTCCGGCCCACCCGGCAGGGCCACGGCCGCTACACCATCGCGTACACCAAGGGCGGCGTACCGACCGTCGGCATCGGGGCGTCGTCACCGTCGGCCGGGATGACGCTTCCGGTCACCTGGACCACGTACTTCGCGGCGGACAGCGCGGACGAGGTGGCCCGGCGCGCCCAGGAGCGCGGCGGCACGGTCGCGGTCGGGCCGCTGGAGTTCGGCAGCGGCCGGGTGGCCTGGGCGGCCGATCCGGCGGGCGCGGTCTTCGGTATCTGGGAGGGTGATCTCACCTCCGCCTGGTGGGGCGAGCGCCGCCCGGGCGCGCCCGTATGGCTGGAACTGCGCACCCGGGACGCGTTCGACGCCGCGCTCTTCTACGGTCAGGTCTTCGGCTGGGACACGCAGGAGCGGGAGCGGGTCGATGTGCGGTTCGAGCACGACCGGGTGGTGCTGCACATCGACGGCAAGGCGGTGGCGGGGCTGCTCGGCGGTGCCCTGGAGGCCGCGCCCGACCCGAATGTCCGGCCGCGTTGGAACGTCTACTTCCAGGTGGTGGACGTCGACGCGGTGGCCGCTCGCACCCTGGAACTCGGCGGCAGCATGATCTCCCCGCCGGCCGACACCCCCTATGGACGGATCGCGGCGCTACGGGATCCGGAGGGCGGAATCTTCAGTGTGGCGGCGGTCCCGCGCAGCTGA